A segment of the Rhizobium sp. ZPR4 genome:
CAGCTCCCCCTCAACCGACCTTGATCTTCTTTTCCGACGTGAACGCATATTGCGGAATCGCAAGATTCATCGGTGCAGGCCCATGGCGTATGCGGCCCGCGGTATCGTAGACCGAGCCATGGCAGGGACAGAACCACCCGCCATATTCCCCTGCCTGACCGAGCGGAATGCAGCCGAGATGGGTGCAGACGCCGATCATGACAAGCCAGTTTTCCTTACCGTCGCCAGCCGAACGGGCAAGATCGGTTGCCTGGGCATCAGCCGGCAGATTGGCGTTGCGAGCGACCGGATCTTTCAGGTCCGAAAGCTGCGTGCCCTTGGCATCGTCGATTTCTTTCTGCGTGCGGTTACGGATGAAGACAGGTTTGCCGCGCCATTTCACCGTCAGCGACATGCCAGGCTCAAGGCTCGACACATCGACTTCGATGGATGCAAGAGCGAGCGTCGATGCATCCGGCCGCATCTGGTCGATAAAAGGCCATGCAACGGCAACGGCACCCACCGCGCCGGCCATACCTGTCGTCAAATAAAGGAAATCGCGACGAGTCGGCTCGCCGGTGGACTCAACTGTCGTACTATGCTCGCTCAAGGCTGCACATCCTCTTCCCGCAAACCACGGCAAAACCGTGGTACCCCTCTCACTAACGGCGAATCAACGCGACCATAATTCCGCCATAGATTCCTCCGTAACCCGCTGCGTTCTAAGCTTGATCGCAAATTATGTCCAGTCTTGGCAAGGGGTAAGGGCACAATGTCGCGGCAAAACTGCGCTATTGCGTCGCAAGGCTGGGGCCTAAACTCTTCCTGCATCAACGCGAAAAGTTAAGCCCATGAAAAACCTGGGGATTTCTATAGTACTTTCTCATATTGCAGGGCAAAATAGACAGTGATTTCAA
Coding sequences within it:
- the petA gene encoding ubiquinol-cytochrome c reductase iron-sulfur subunit; translated protein: MSEHSTTVESTGEPTRRDFLYLTTGMAGAVGAVAVAWPFIDQMRPDASTLALASIEVDVSSLEPGMSLTVKWRGKPVFIRNRTQKEIDDAKGTQLSDLKDPVARNANLPADAQATDLARSAGDGKENWLVMIGVCTHLGCIPLGQAGEYGGWFCPCHGSVYDTAGRIRHGPAPMNLAIPQYAFTSEKKIKVG